The Psilocybe cubensis strain MGC-MH-2018 chromosome 7, whole genome shotgun sequence genome has a window encoding:
- a CDS encoding Alanine--glyoxylate aminotransferase 1 yields the protein MSAQGTFKQAPHKLLVIPGPIEVADDVLYANAHPSMSHVSPDFIPVFGDCIRMIREVLFTQNAQPFLISGSGTLGWDQVAANVIEPGEDALVLNTGYFGDSFTDCLETYGANVTQLKAPIGGTVPFDSLESALKAKSYKLLTFTHVDTSTGVLSDAARIAETVRRVSPSTLIVMDAVCSVASEEIKFDEWGLDVVLTASQKGLGTPPGLSVLVASERAIASWVDRKKKGVREGSYYASWGKWLPIMKAYESGSPAYFATPPVNLIYAFHASLSLITAKAKSADGTPLPSLTERFALHRAASQRIKSAATSLGFKQVPLQDKEAANGMTALYFPTGVQASDLLPRLGKKGIIVAGGLLASIKDTYFRIGHMGVSVVNQDRGDVETVVKALSESLDEIYEEKGIKKSDK from the exons ATGTCCGCTCAAGGAACTTTCAAACAGGCCCCTCACAA ACTCCTGGT CATCCCTGGCCCTATCGAAGTGGCGGATGACGTTCTATACGCCAATGCTCATCCTTCTATGTCTCATGTCTCCCCAGATTTCATTCCTGTCTTTGGAGATTGCATCCGCATGATTAGAGAGGTTCTCTTCACCCAAAACGCCCAGCCATTCCTCATCAGTGGAAGTGGTACACTTGGATGGGACCAA GTTGCAGCCAACGTCATCGAACCTGGGGAAGATGCTCTCGTTCTCAACACTGGCTATTTTGGCGATAGCTTCACAGACTG CCTCGAGACATACGGTGCCAATGTCACGCAATTAAAAGCCCCTATCGGGGGCACCGTACCCTTCGATTCACTCGAATCCGCGCTGAAAGCTAAATCGTACAAACTGCTCACATTTACCCACGTCGATACTTCAACCGGTGTTTTATCAGATGCTGCCCGCATTGCCGAGACCGTGCGACGTGTTTCCCCGAGCACTCTTATTGTCATGGACGCAGTGTGTAGTGTTGCGTCTGAGGAAATCAAATTCGATGAATGGGGCCTGGATGTCGTTCTGACCGCAAGTCAGAAGGGACTGGGAACCCCTCCTGGACTGAGCGTACTCGTTGCCAGCGAGCGAGCAATTGCCTCATGGGTGGAcaggaaaaagaaaggcgTAAGAGAAGGAAGCTACTATGCAAGCTGGGGAAA ATGGCTTCCTATCATGAAAGCATATGAATCCGGATCACCAGCTTACTTTGCAACACCTCCCGTCAATCTAATTTACGCGTTCCACGCGTCGTTGTCCCTAATTACTGCCAAAGCAAAGTCAGCAGATGGTACACCAC TTCCTTCATTAACTGAGCGTTTCGCCTTGCATCGCGCTGCATCTCAGCGGATAAAGTCAGCTGCCACTTCGTTGGGTTTTAAACAGGTTCCTCTGCAGGATAAGGAGGCTGCGAATGGAATGACTGCTCTCTACTTCCCCACTGGCGTGCAAGCATCCGATTTGTTGCCTAGACTTGGAAAAAAGGGGATTATTGTTGCAGGTGGCTTACTGGCCAGCATCAAAG ATACTTACTTCAGAATAGGACACATGGGAGTGTCTGTAGTCAACCAGGACCGTGGAGATGTGGAGACTGTCGTCAAAGCTCTCAGTGAATCCTTAGACGAAATTTATGAAGAGAAGGGAATCAAGAAGTCGGACAAGTAG
- a CDS encoding DEAD-box ATP-dependent RNA helicase 26: protein MSLNTETSNSNTRGRSYRPRRGGSGHARGRGQARHYPSVSEEVGDGHSATFAGGKRGFTTTATVTAAAAAAVRSVAAKTTKPPVEARSATPTTNNRHFSERRFADAPISSASKAGIKHEFMSDVQAATLDVAMEGHDLLVQARTGTGKTVAFLLPSIERLIKMPKTDKISMLVLAPTRELALQIEEEAKVLLAQHHLTVGHAIGGTNPTTEAARILNRPCDILIATPGRLIDHLRSTTLKEKLTGLKIMVYDEADRLLDQGFRPDLETIAKFLPPRQTRQALLFSATVSNEIKQIAAGALRPGYKFISTLLEDEVNTHEHVEQTYMITPQEKFLGTAIDILKQDLMAHLSATMSTSKCMVFFPTARHVSFAAEVFKHIEGLPPVLEIHSRKSQPARIRAAEDFKKAPSAILLSSDVAARGVDFPGVTLVLQVGLPSSAEQYVHRLGRTARAGASGRGILILSSEEQSFLSKAEVAELGLKPSTPPPSRTSISHALAQISPEIKSQAYRAFLGFYNSYTKSLRMSKEALVQWANHYAFNSLGWPARDGPPGIDPRTLGKMGLRGVKGVKEEKK from the exons ATGTCATTGAACACAGAAACATCAAATTCTAATACACGCGGTCGTTCGTATCGTCCCAGGAGGGGAGGTAGTGGTCACGCAAGGGGCCGAGGTCAAGCTAGGCATTATCCGAGCGTGAGCGAGGAGGTTGGGGATGGGCATTCTGCCACTTTTGCTGGAGGAAAGAGGGGTTTCACAACAACTGCCACTGTcactgctgccgccgccgctgccgtcAGGTCAGTGGCGGCCAAAACAACAAAACCTCCAGTAGAAGCAAGGTCGGCGACCCCGACAACAAATAACCGGCATTTCTCTGAAAGACGGTTTGCAGATGCTCCAATCTCAAGCGCATCTAAAGCTGGCATAAAACACGA GTTCATGTCTGATGTACAAG CTGCCACCCTTGATGTTGCTATGGAGGGACATGATTTACTAGTTCAGGCCAGGACAGGGACCG GAAAAACTGTTGCTTTTTTGCTTCCATCCATTGAACGTCTCATCAAAATGCCAAAAACAGATAAAATATCCATGTTGGTGTTGGCACCTACTCGTGAGCTTGCTCTTCAA ATTGAGGAGGAAGCCAAAGTACTTCTAGCTCAACACCATCTAACAGTGGGTCACGCAATCGGAGGCACAAA TCCAACAACGGAGGCTGCCCGAATCCTCAACCGACCTTGCGATATTTTAATTGCTACTCCAGGAAGGCTCATAGATCACCTCCGTAGCACGACACTCAAAGAGAAGCTCACTGGTTTGAAGATCATGGTATACGACGAAGCTGATCGTTTACTTGACCAAGGCTTCCGCCCTGATCTTGAAACGATAGCAAAGTTCTTGCCTCCCAGACAAACGCGACAGGCATTACTATTTTCAGCTACTGTCAGCAATGAGATCAAACAG ATTGCAGCAGGTGCTCTTCGCCCTGGATATAAATTCATTTCAACTTTATTAGAGGATGAAGTCAACACTCATGAACATG TTGAACAGACTTACATGATAACTCCTCAAGAAAAGTTCCTGGGGACTGCTATTGATATTCTGAAACAGGATCTGATGGCCCATCTTTCGGCGACGATGTCGACTTCAAAGTGCATGGTCTTCTTCCCCACCGCCCGACACGTCTCCTTCGCCGCTGAAGTCTTCAAACACATAGAGGGTCTTCCACCAGTTTTGGAAATTCATTCCAGAAAATCCCAGCCTGCACGTATCAGAGCAGCAGAAGATTTCAAAAAAGCCCCAAGCGCTATATTACTGAGCAGCGATGTCGCTGCACGGGGCGTCGACTTCCCAGG GGTCACTCTTGTCCTTCAGGTTGGTTTACCAAGCAGTGCTGAACAGTACGTCCATCGACTAGGACGCACAGCTCGTGCAGGTGCATCGGGCCGTGGTATCTTGATCCTCTCATCTGAAGAACAGTCATTTTTGAGTAAGGCCGAAGTCGCCGAGCTGGGTCTCAAGCCTTCCACGCCTCCTCCAAGTCGCACTTCCATTTCTCATGCATTGGCTCAAATTTCTCCGGAAATCAAGTCCCAGGCCTATCGCGCATTCCTCGGCTTCTACAACTCTTATACCAAGAGTCTGCGGATGTCTAAGGAAGCTTTGGTGCAGTGGGCAAATCACTACGCCTTCAATTCTTTAGGGTGGCCGGCACGTGATGGACCTCCTGGAATCGACCCTCGCACTCTTGGCAAGATGGGTTTGCGTGGTGTAAAGGGggtgaaagaagaaaaaaagtaa
- a CDS encoding Dynein, cytoplasmic 1, intermediate chain 2a, which yields MSKLRQEMEEKKAKLAALRKAREDRQRGLLESRGPSSPSRPSVSDAEVRRIVDIVLGPSGGDGTEVDKVPSPSVSRPETPAVGRHITIPGDTSGLSSSGSGRESRQSDFPDIRPNNGGTFPMMSDASTDNNVERILIPKRFTSLIDIEQELYEYPQKERVMYSKEVQTAFVEVTVTPLPDEVVDIPKSIIKTLGIEDDIKAQEALELEEENAKLDREIENEIRELSEEERASILNAPEFLEFVEQSSKFVQRVLNDYDYARDYNEASEGGENYEGRRVKLVCEFWDERHGKNRSITDIDWSPKYPELSVASYNKNPAALDEPDGIVAIWNMHLMERPEFIFHSPSDVLSVLFSPFHPNLIFGGTYAGQILLWDTRSKQLPVLKTPLSSTGHTHPVYAMQMVGTQNAHNLITSSTDGTVCSWLVDMLAQPQETLSLVHSGHNKTADVAITSLDFRHSETTAFMVGTEEGNIYQANRYDRAGAKAGLNQFDVYRGHGGPIMALHFHPLAGPVDFSDLFLTSSVDWTIKLWRSKSLTKPSTTPQVINPLHSFEEANDYVYDVKWHPAHPAMFGSVDGSGKFDLWNLNVDTEVPIVSTIVGSGRAINKLKWDRKEGRRVGLGGSDGRLYVYDIGDMAFPRDSEWTEMQKAISLIAGSTHMSSIAQNDPGRIVAGR from the exons ATGAGTAAATTACGCCAggagatggaagagaaaaaggcgAAGCTTGCTGCACTGCGAAAAGCAAGAGAGGACCGCCAGCGCGGACTTTTAGAGTCGCGAGGCCCAAGCTCA CCATCGCGTCCATCTGTATCAGATGCGGAGGTGCGCAGGATAGTCGATATTGTTCTTGGTCCCAGTGGAGGAGACGGGACAGAGGTCGACAAAGTACCATCTCCTTCAGTGTCAAGACCAGAAACCCCGGCTGTTGGACGGCATATAACCATCCCTGGCGATACCAGCGGACTGTCGAGTTCTGGTTCGGGAAGAGAGAGTAGGCAAAGTGATTTCCCAGATATCAGGCCTAACAACGGAGGAACTTTCCCAATGATGAGCGATGCGTCGACAGATAACAATGTGGAGAG AATCCTCATACCTAAAAGGTTCACGAGCCTGATCGATATCGAACAAGAGTTGTACGAGTATCCTCAAAAG GAGCGCGTCATGTATAGTAAAGAAGTCCAGACAGCATTCGTTGAGGTTACCGTGACCCCACTACCTGACGAGGTTGTTGATATCCCAAAATCTATTATCAAGACCCTGGGCATTGAGGACGATATCAAAGCACAAGAAGCACTGGAGCTAGAGGAAGAGAATGCTAAACTCGACAGAGAGATTGAAAACGAAATTCGCG AGCTTTCCGAAGAAGAGAGGGCCAGTATACTCAATGCTCCTGAATTCCTTGAATTCGTAGAGCAGTCGTCCAAATTTGTTCAGAGAGTGCTCAATGACTATGACTATGCTCGTGATTATAATGAAGCTAGTGAAGGAGG GGAGAACTATGAAGGAAGACGTGTCAAACTTGTGTGCGAATTCTGGGATGAACGTCACGGAAAGAATCGCTCCATTACAGATATAGATTGGTCACCGAAG TACCCAGAACTGAGTGTGGCCTCCTATAATAAGAACCCGGCCGCTCTAGATGAGCCAGATGGCATTGTAGCCATCTGGAATATGCATTTGATGGAGCGCCCAGAGTTTATCTTCCATTCCCCT TCGGACGTCCTTTCAGTGTTGTTCTCACCATTCCACCCCAATCTAATTTTTGGAGGGACATATGCGGGGCAGATTCTTTTATGGGATACGCGGTCGAAACAGCTTCCTGTTCTGAAAACGCCACTGTCTTCGACAGGGCATACTCATCCTGTATATGCAATGCAAATGGTGGGCACCCAAAATGCCCACAACTTAATAACCAGCAGCACAGATGGCACTGTGTGCAGTTGGCTAGTCGATATGCTAGCTCAGCCTCAG GAAACACTTTCTTTGGTACATTCTGGACACAACAAAACAGCAGATGTCGCTATCACATCACTCGACTTCAGGCACAGCGAAACTACAGCCTTCATGGTGGGCACAGAGGAGGGTAACATCTACCAAGCGAACCGATACGATCGCGCAGGAGCCAAAGCCGGGCTCAACCAATTCGATGTGTATAGGGGCCACGGAGGTCCTATTATGGCACTGCACTTTCATCCTCTTGCCGGGCCCGTTGACTTTTCGGACTTGTTTTTAACCAGCTCAGTCGATTGGACGATCAAGCTGTGGCGCTCGAAGTCGCTGACGAAGCCATCGACAACGCCTCAGGTCATAAACCCATTACATTCTTTCGAAGAGGCCAACGATTATGTGTATGATGTCAAATGGCATCCTGCACATCCAGCAATGTTCGGTTCAGTTGATGGATCTGGCAAGTTTGATTTGTGGAATCTGAATGTAGACACTGAG GTCCCCATCGTATCCACAATTGTGGGATCCGGTCGGGCTATCAACAAGCTCAAGTGGGACAGGAAAGAAGGTCGGAGGGTTGGATTGGGAGGGAGTGACGGGCGCTTATATGTGTATGACATTGGTGATATGGCGTTTCCTCGGGATTCAGAGTGGACTGAGATGCAGAAGGCTATCTCACTAATCGCTGGTAGTACCCACATGAGCAGTATTGCTCAAAATGACCCGGGGCGTATAGTGGCAGGGCGTTAA
- a CDS encoding Mitotic checkpoint protein BUB3.1, whose protein sequence is MSSFDELSYTTPPSPPFDSISSIRYSPTNPDQLLVSSWDATVRFYEIGESGVKQSEAKAKFDHRAAVLACSFSSDAARGYSGGLDTAVRELDLSTEKITNLGTHNDSISSMTFTNTNNALITGSWDRSIRFWDPRAATPQQSMHSTPERIYAIDHVNSTLVVAMASRLFHIYDIRKMDKPAQERESSLKYMTRSLACMPDGQGYATASVEGRIAVEYFDPSPASQEKKYAFKCHRQTINDVDHVWPVNSLAFHPVYNTFASAGSDGTVSIWDHKVKKRLRQYPKYPGPVSAVAFNCDGSKIAVGVSYTWDEGEAGQKANAITPWIGVRKIGDEVKPKSWAG, encoded by the exons ATGTCGAGTTTTG ATGAACTGAGCTACACTACTCCTCCATCGCCACCATTCGACAGCATCTCTTCCATACGATACTCACCCACAAATCCTGACCAATTGTTGGTCTCTTCGTGGGATGCG ACAGTTCGGTTCTATGAAATTGGAGAAAGTGGCGTAAAACAAAGCGAGGCAAAGGCCAAATTTGACCATCGAGCAGCGGTCCTTGCATGCTCGTTCTCTTCAGATGCAGCGCGCGGCTACAGCGGTGGCCTAGATACGGCTGTTCGAGA ACTCGACCTGTCTACCGAGAAAATAACCAACCTCGGCACACACAATGATTCGATTTCTTCAATGACCTTTACGAACACAAATA ATGCGCTTATCACCGGTTCGTGGGATCGTTCAATTCGTTTTTGGGACCCTCGCGCAGCAACTCCCCAACAAAGCATGCATTCCACTCCTGAACGAATATACGCCATCGACCACGTCAATAGCACCCTAGTTGTAGCAATGGCTAGTCGATTATTTCACATATATGATATCAGAAAAATGGATAAACCGGCGCAGGAAAGGGAGAGCAGCTTGAAATACATGACAAGGTCTTTGGCATGCATGCCTGATGGCCAAG GTTACGCGACGGCCTCCGTTGAGGGACGCATAGCTGTAGAATACTTTGATCCATCCCCAGCATCCCAAGAGAAGAAATATGCTTTCAAGTGCCACCGACAAACTATCAATGACGTCGATCACGTCTGGCCCGTGAACTCCTTGGCCTTCCACCCCGTATATAATACTTTTGCATCAGCTGGTTCCGATGGTACGGTGTCAATTTGGGACCACAAGGTCAAAAAGCGTCTGAGGCAGTATCCCAAATATCCCGGGCCTGTGTCAGCTGTTGCATTTAACTGTGACGGTTCCAAGATAGCGGTTGGGGTCAGTTATACGTGGGATGAAGGTGAGGCCGGACAAAAGGCAAATGCAATTACGCCATGGATCGGAGTGAGGAAGATCGGAGACGAAGTAAAG CCAAAATCTTGGGCTGGCTAA
- a CDS encoding Alanine--glyoxylate aminotransferase 1, with amino-acid sequence MPTDSTDVGVTRFKIEKGLLSKIPGPVPLSPSVQRSLALAPLSHVSPEFVKIFQESLHMTRKVVHTNSSSTAFILAGSGTFGWDQVGANLIETGDRVLVIHTGYFGEGFKDCLETYGAKVDVVKSVLGGTVPINEIEKALRTAGSQPYKLVTITHVDTSTGVLSDARSIAASVRRISPSTLVVLDAVCSLASEDVQMDAWGLDVVLSASQKGLGAPPGLSILVASQRTVSGFEDRIKRGVKSGSYYSSWQKWLPIMRAYDQNKPAYFGTPAVNLVRAYHASLLEITDGPITLPQRLALHRAASDLVKKAGEALGMIQVAHEPNGRAHGMTALYVPNIKGLSLTAADILACVGKRGVVMAGGLVAEVKEKYIRIGHMGWSVVGGNGKDVQFVVKVLEEAVKEAIEISRKKTSTVSARL; translated from the exons ATGCCGACGGACTCAACGGACGTCGGAGTCACACGGTTTAAAATTGAAAAGGGGTTGCTCAGTAA AATCCCTGGCCCTGTACCTCTCTCCCCATCGGTGCAGCGTTCTTTGGCACTGGCCCCACTCTCGCATGTTTCGCCTGAATTCGTGAAAATTTTTCAGGAATCTTTGCATATGACAAG AAAAGTTGTGCATACGAACTCCTCTTCAACGGCTTTCATTCTAGCCGGTAGTGGCACATTTGGGTGGGATCAAGTCGGTGCCAATCTGATAGAAACAGGTGATAGGGTGCTGGTCATCCATACTGGTTATTTTGGTGAAGGGTTCAAAGACTG CTTGGAGACATATGGCGCGAAAGTGGACGTCGTGAAGTCCGTACTGGGCGGCACAGTACCCATAAATGAGATCGAGAAAGCACTCCGCACAGCAGGGTCTCAGCCGTACAAATTGGTCACCATTACACATGTCGACACGTCAACTGGTGTTCTTTCAGATGCACGCTCTATTGCAGCTTCTGTAAGGCGTATCAGTCCCAGTACTTTGGTCGTTTTGGATGCGGTGTGCTCGCTTGCTTCGGAAGATGTACAAATGGATGCTTGGGGACTGGATGTTGTTCTTTCTGCCAGCCAGAAAGGTTTGGGTGCTCCCCCTGGGCTCAGCATTCTTGTTGCCAGTCAACGTACGGTTTCTGGTTTTGAAGATAGGATCAAACGTGGTGTAAAGTCTGGTTCTTACTATTCGAGTTGGCAAAA ATGGCTTCCAATCATGCGTGCTTATGATCAAAACAAGCCCGCCTATTTCGGCACTCCTGCTGTTAATCTAGTCCGCGCCTATCATGCGTCCCTTCTCGAAATTACAGATGGACCAATCACATTACCTCAGCGTCTCGCTTTACACAGAGCTGCCAGCGACTTAGTCAAAAAAGCTGGGGAAGCCTTGGGTATGATCCAAGTTGCCCACGAACCCAATGGTCGGGCTCACGGCATGACCGCCCTCTACGTTCCAAACATCAAAGGTCTTTCACTTACAGCCGCGGACATTTTGGCATGTGTTGGGAAGCGCGGCGTGGTTATGGCAGGGGGGCTCGTGGCGGAGGTCAAAGAGAAATATATTAGGATCGGCCATATGGGTTGGAGTGTGGTGGGTGGCAATGGTAAGGACGTGCAGTTTGTCGTGAAAGTATTGGAAGAGGCCGTGAAAGAGGCAATCGAAATCAGCAGGAAGAAAACTTCGACCGTATCAGCACGTCTGTGA
- a CDS encoding putative FAD-linked oxidoreductase (putative FAD-linked oxidoreductase ARB_02372), with protein MFSSMRIVAFLSATIPFAVGAVPGAPLLEHRTLLPDPVCLQIAGAISPASDVYYVGHPLYAKGIYHWASSSTQVAKCVVEPGTAADVAITLGILGSTSTPFAVKGGGHASNPGYSSTEGVMIAMFRFSEVTYDAASQTAVIGAGLIWDDVYAALEPFNVNVVGGRVTGVGVAGFILGGGYSWKTNQYGLTIDTVTAFELVKPNGNIVTVTQTSDPNLFFGLKGGFNNFGIVTRFTLQTFPQTQVWGGLITITAPFIPQVAAATAAFGSSVTDPKAGIITTYNFLAGSPGISQLLFYDGPNPPPGIFDDFLSIPFLTKDVKTRSFKSLVQSSPANATAGTRHNLQPTAFPPVRSLGLLPFNIYYAWVSSIFDDDFHDAARQSAATVYNAAISEGQSSLQGAPVYPNYAIFDTPLSDIYGNNLPALQSLKASVDPNNVMGLAGGWKL; from the exons ATGTTCTCCAGCATGAGGATAGTTGCCTTTTTGTCTGCGACTATTCCCTTTGCTGTAGGCGCCGTACCAGGCGCCCCTCTGCTTGAACATAGAACCCTCTTGCCTGATCCTGTCTGTCTGCAGATTGCTGGAGCTATATCACCTGCTAGTGATGTATATTATGTTG GCCATCCGTTATACGCCAAGGGTATATACCACTGGGCTAGTTCTAGCACTCAAGTGGCAAAGTGCGTGGTTGAACCGGGAACAGCTGCTGACGTTGCTATCACT CTCGGGATATTAGGCAGCACAAGTACCCCATTTGCA GTGAAAGGGGGAGGCCATGCATCAAATCCAGGTTATTCTTCGACCGAAGGTGTCATGATTGCCATGTTTCGCTTCTCTGAGGTTACGTACGATGCGGCATCACAAACTGCTGTAATTGGCGCTGGACTAATTTGGGACGACGTGTATGCGGCACTGGAACCTTTCAATGTCAACGTTGTTGGGGGCCGCGTCACAGGTGTTGGTGTAGCTGGTTTCATTCTAGGAGGAG GCTACTCCTGGAAAACAAATCAATACGGATTGACTATCGATACTGTCACTGCATTTGAACTGGTGAAGCCTAATGGAAACATCGTCACTGTAACACAGACATCCGATCCAAACCTTTTCTTTGGGCTGAAA GGAGGGTTCAATAACTTC GGAATTGTAACTCGCTTTACTCTACAGACCTTCCCTCAAACCCAAGTTTGG GGCGGATTGATTACAATTACCGCACCTTTTATTCCTCAAGTGGCTGCGGCAACTGCTGCTTTTGGTTCCTCTGTCACTGATCCAAAGGCTGGAATTATCACGACCTATAACTTCTTGGCCGGTTCA CCTGGAATCTCCCAACTTCTCTTCTATGATGGGCCAAACCCTCCGCCTGGAATCTTCGACGACTTCCTCTCTATCCCTTTCTTAACTAAAGATGTGAAAACGAGGAGTTTCAAGTCTCTTGTTCAGTCATCCCCAGCTAATGCTACGGCTGGTACTCG TCATAACTTGCAACCCACCGCATTCCCACCAGTTCGCTCGTTAGGCCTTTTACCATTCAACATCTATTACGCTTGGGTGTCATCGatctttgatgatgatttcCATGATGCTGCTAGGCAGAGTGCTGCCACCGTGTACAATGCTGCAATATCTGAGGGGCAATCCAGTCTTCAAGGTGCTCCTGTCTATCCAAACTATGCTATTTTCGATACCCCACTTTCGGACATCTACGGCAACAATCTTCCTGCCCTTCAAAGCTTGAAAGCCTCAGTTGACCCAAATAATGTTATGGGGCTTGCAGGAGGTTGGAAACTATGA
- a CDS encoding Aromatic peroxygenase, whose amino-acid sequence MLSRGLISVALILNAYTVGAFPAYGSLAGLTREQLDTIVPTLTYQQPENPPGPLEDTSAKLVNDAAHPWQPLAPADIRGPCPGLNTLASHGWLPRNGIATPAQIINAVQEGFNMENSIAILVTYAAFLVDGNVVTNLLSIGGKTSFTGPNPPAPATVGGLNTHAVFEGDASMTRADFFFGDNHDFNETLFDQFVDFSNRFGAGNYNLTVAGKLRAQRIQQSIETNPTFSFVSPRFFTAFAESTFPVNFFVDGRRNDGQLDMTTARGFFQNSQMPDGFFRHNGSVGADGIDQVFLASPIAPGANVNGVNTYTPDPTSADFNHFCLLYVNFVNQTIKGLYPNPTGVLRQALNTNLNFLFQGVAGSGCTQVFPYGKD is encoded by the exons ATGCTCAGTCGCGGTTTGATTTCTGTTGCCTTGATACTGAATGCGTATACTGTTGGCGCGTTCCCAGCATATGGATCTCTTGCTGGGCTTACTAGAGAACAACTGGATACCATCGTCCCTACTCTTACTTACCAACAGCCAGAAAACCCTCCTGGCCCATTGGAAGATACATCTGCCAAACTAGTTAATGATGCTGCCCATCCCTGGCAACCACTAGCACCAGCAGATATTCGGGGCCCTTGTCCAGGTCTCAACACTCTCGCATCGCATGGA TGGCTTCCCAGAAATGGGATTGCGACACCTGCTCAAATTATAAATGCTGTTCAAGAAG GATTTAATATGGAGAACAGCATTGCCATACTCGTCACCTATGCTGCTTTCCTCGTCGATGGAAATGTCGTAACAAATCTCCTGAGCATAGGAGGAAAAACCTCTTTCACTGGCCCGAACCCACCAGCCCCCGCCACCGTGGGTGGACTTAACACACATGCTGTTTTTGAAG GTGATGCCAGCATGACTCGTG CTGATTTCTTCTTTGGGGACAACCATGACTTCAACGAAACCCTGTTTGACCAG TTTGTCGATTTCAGCAACCGTTTCGGTGCTGGAAATTACAATTTGACGGTAGCTGGAAAGCTCAGAGCTCAGCGCATCCAGCAATCTATTGAAACCAATCCCACATTTTCCTTCGTTTCCCCTCGTTTCTTTACGGCTTTCGCGGAATCAACCTTCCCCGTTAACTTCTTCGTTGACGGCCGACGAAATGACGGCCAACTGGATATGACCACGGCGCGTGGTTTCTTCCAGAACTCCCAGATGCCAGATGGGTTCTTCCGACACAACGGAAGTGTGGGCGCTGATGGAATTGATCAGGTTTTCCTTGCCTCTCCCATCGCACCTGGAGCAAATGTAAACGGTGTCAATACATACACTCCCGACCCAACTTCCGCCGATTTCAACCACTTCTGTCTGCTTTACGTCAACTTCGTCAATCAGACTATCAAAGGCTTATACCCTAATCCAACTGGAGTATTGCGCCAAGCTTTGAATACGAACTTGAACTTCCTATTCCAGGGTGTCGCAGGTTCCGGATGCACTCAAGTATTCCCTTACGGCAAAGACTAA